From the Deinococcus gobiensis I-0 genome, the window GCCGCGTGAAGCGTCCCGCAGTGCTGGCCCTGACGCTGATCCTGGGCGCCGCGCCGCTGCTGTGGCCGGTGCTGGCTCAGGACGCGGCGGGGCAGGCCGCCCCGGCCCCGGCGTCGTCGCAGGCGGCCCCCACCCAGGCGGCCCCGGCCCCGGCAGTTCCCGCCCCGTCCGGTGACGACACCCCCACCGAGCAGGAAAAGGCCGGGCGCTGCGTCGAGGGTTCGGAGCTGTCGTGCATCGCCCTGGTGAGGCAGGGCAAGGACGGCCAGGAGCGGCGCATCCTGGTCATCCGCACCGGCACCAGCGACGAGACGGGGATCTACACCGTGTGTGGCCCGCGCGACGGCGACCCCGAGGGCACGCCCAACATCGGCGTGTTCAGCGAGACGGGTGCGGGGGGCGTGCGCGTCGTGATCGACAAGAACGTGGTGCGGGTGCCCCTCGCCATCGTCACCAGCAAGCCGCCCCCCGAGGGGCAGGAGGGGAGCGACGGCCGGGTCGAGGCCAGTGCGGGCACCGCGCGGCTGCTCGACGCCGCGCCCGAGGGCAAGACCGACCAGCTCAGCGCCTGCGGGGTCGAGGCGCAGCCCAAACCCGCGCCCGACACCGTGTTCGTCACGCAGGGCAAGACCAGACTGCGCGGCCAGAGCCTCGTGTACGACGAGACCGACGGCGTCGCCCGCATCGGCGGTCCCATCACCTTCACGCGCGACAACGCCGAGCAGCCCCTCTCGGGCAGCAGCGAGCGCATTGAGGTGGATGTGGACGCCGAGCGCACCGTGCTGGTCGGCAAGGTCGAACTGAAGAGCGAGGGCGGGCGCGTGAGCAAGGCCCCGCGCGTGGAGTACGACGACGCGGCCAACACCGCCCGGTTGTACGCCACCGGAGGCGAGGCGGCCGAGAGCGTCAAGGGCAGCGACGTGCTGCGCGTGACGAGCGGCTACATCCTCTACAACCTCGACAGCAGCGACGTGGTGGTCTTTAGCGACGAGGGCAGCAAGATCAGCGGCGAGTTCCAGGACGGCGAGAGCGCCGCCCCGGCGAACCCTCGTCCGGCCGCGCCCCAGACGGCCCCGGCCCGGCCCTAGAGCATCGGGCAAGAGGACGGCCTCCGGGGTGTTGCTCACCGGAGGCCGTCCTTCTGCCTGTCGCTTCCTTCAAATTCCCCGGCGCCTTACAGCTTGTCGCCCACCCAGATGCCCGCGATGCCGAAGGTCAGCGCCCGGTAGCGGGTGCGGAAGCCGGTGGCGCGCATGAGCTGTGCCAG encodes:
- a CDS encoding LptA/OstA family protein; translated protein: MKRPAVLALTLILGAAPLLWPVLAQDAAGQAAPAPASSQAAPTQAAPAPAVPAPSGDDTPTEQEKAGRCVEGSELSCIALVRQGKDGQERRILVIRTGTSDETGIYTVCGPRDGDPEGTPNIGVFSETGAGGVRVVIDKNVVRVPLAIVTSKPPPEGQEGSDGRVEASAGTARLLDAAPEGKTDQLSACGVEAQPKPAPDTVFVTQGKTRLRGQSLVYDETDGVARIGGPITFTRDNAEQPLSGSSERIEVDVDAERTVLVGKVELKSEGGRVSKAPRVEYDDAANTARLYATGGEAAESVKGSDVLRVTSGYILYNLDSSDVVVFSDEGSKISGEFQDGESAAPANPRPAAPQTAPARP